From the Cohaesibacter sp. ES.047 genome, the window TCATATTATGCGCATTCCCCTTCCGGCTTCTTTGTCGAGAATGGCTGGGGTGGACGGGTCATCGACCCTGAGAGCTGGGAACCACACCAAACGCACGATGGTCCAAGTTTCTGGGGCCACGAGCGACTCTATCTCACAGAAGAAGGTGGCCGGAAGCGGCTGCGCGATATGCGATTGGACGCGGCCCAGCGAGGGAAACGAGCGCCTCAGGTTGCGGACTGCCCTTGGCTGTTTGCTGAACTGGCAAAACAGGGAAAATAAACATGGAAAAATTTGATGTTGCGATCGTGGGTTATGGCCCCGCGGGGGCGACGCTCGCCCATCTTCTGGCACAGTGCGGCCTGAAAACCCTTGTTTTAGACAAGGAGGCAGCGCACTACCACCTGCCAAGAGCCGTGCATTTTGACGCGGAAGTCATGCGTGTCTTTCAATGGATCGGCATTGCCGATGCAATGGAAGCAAAGACTCACAGGCATCCGGGCATGCGGTTTGTTGACGGCGACGGCAATTTGCTCCTGGACTGGCCAAGACCTCAAGGGGAAGGCCCTCAGGGGTGGCAAGCAAACTATCGGTTCCATCAGCCGGATCTTGAAGATCTGCTACGTTCGAGCCTGACCGAACGATCCAATGCGACGATCCGCGCACGATGCGAAGTCTTTCATGTTGAGGAAAAGGGCAACTCGGTAGAGCTTCGCTATGAGGACATGTCTTGTGGGAAGATCCGCCGCATTGAAGCTGGTTTTGTTGTCGGTTGCGATGGCGCACGTTCCCTCATTCGGCGCTATATCGAAAGCGACATGGAAGACTACGGCTTCCATGAGCGTTGGCTTGTGGTCGATGTCATTCTGCGCGAAGACATGCCTGAACTCGGCGATCATTCTATCCAGTATTGTCGTCCGGACCGGCCTGCTACCTATGTCAGGACACCGGGCCTCAGGAGGCGCTGGGAGATCAAAGTTCTTCCAGACGAAGACAGCAACGAAATTATCAAACCCGAGCGCGTTTGGGACTTGATTTCGGACTGGCTGAAGCCCGAACAGGCGGAACTCGAACGAGCTGCGGTCTATGTTTTTCATTCTCTCGTAGCCGAGCACTGGCGGAAAGGCAGATTATTCCTAGCTGGAGATGCTTGTCATCAAACCCCGCCCTTCATGGGACAGGGCATGTGTGCCGGCACACGCGATGTCGCCAACCTGTTTTGGAAACTGGCGCTGGTCGTCAAGGGCCTTGTCCAAGGCACCGAAGCCGAGCATCTTCTTGATAGTTATGAAAGTGAACGCAAACCCAACGCACGTGAATATATTCAGACCGCGGTGAGGTTGGGTGGCTTGATCAACACAGCTGGAACCGAGGAGGCCCTGCGTTCCGCACTGCCTGCACCAGATGGCACTGCCCGCATGGAAAGCATCGCTCCACCCATTGGCCCGGGCCTTGGTAAGGGCGAGAAAGCCGGGCGGTTATTCGGTCAACCGCGCCTTTCGGATGGTACGCTGATGGACGATCAATTTCGGCACCAATTTGTGATCGTGTCCGAGCCGGACTTGCTAGGTGATCTGACTGTTCCTGCCTCGATAGGCGTTGTGACGACGGACATGTCAAACGCATCTGAACACCTCGCACGTCTTGGTGCGCGAGCAACTCTGCTGCGTCCGGATCGGCATACTCTCGGCGCGGCAAATACGTCTGCAGAACTTGAAGCCCTGATCGGTCTGACATTCCCAAATCCCTAGACTTACAAAAACGCGAAGGTAGTATAATCCCATGAAACTGTGTTCATTCTCAAAGGATGGTAAATCCTCATACGGTCTTGTCAACGATGCTGGAATCGTTGATCTCGGCAAACACTTTGAAGCGCGAACGCTGCGAGATTTTCTTGCAGCGAACAAAATGGAAGAGGCAAACACTCTTGTATCGGCAGAGGCAGACTATGCCTTTGACGACGTCGATCATGATCCAGTAATCCCGAACCCCGACAAGATCATCTGCGTCGGCCTGAACTATCATGCACATATCGAGGAAACCGGTCGTGAGATAACGACCAATCCCGTGTTGTTTGCGCGCTATGCTGGGTCGCAGATCGGCCATGAAGCTCCACTGATCAAACCACTGGAATCCGACATGTTTGATTATGAGGGCGAAGTTGCTGTCGTCATCGGAAAACAAGGTCGCAGGATCCCAGAGGCTGATGCATTGGACTATGTCGCAGGGTATGCCTGCTACAACGACGGGTCTGTGCGGGATTGGCAGAAACACACGCATCAGTTTATGCCGGGCAAGACTTTTGCGAACACGGGCAGCTTCGGTCCATGGATGGTGACCAGTGATGAGATCGTTGACCCTGAACAAATGCACTTGCAAACCCGCCTCAACGGCGAGCTCGTGCAAGATACGTATGTGTCCAGGCTCGTTACGTCGATCCCTCGACTTATTGCCTACTGCTCCACCATCCTGCCCTTGTTGCCGGGTGATGTTATTGTATCGGGCACCCCGGGCGGAGTTGGCAGCAAACGTACGCCTCCTCTCTTCATGAAGGAAGGCGATGTCTGCGAAGTCGAAGTTTCGGGGATTGGTATCCTGAGAAATCCGGTTCGAGCAGAGGTCTAATTGCGTATGCTGAAGACCCGTGAAAAGGTGGCAGAATGACAACCGCATTGACAATCAAAAATCGCAAAGGGAATGACAAGACAAATGGCGTGCGATCTTTGGTGCGCGGTCTTGCCATTCTGCGATACATCAACCGGGAGGGAGAGGTGCGGCCTGCTGATATTGCCAGAGATATTGGAATTCCTCGCCCGACCGTCTATCGCATGCTTGAAACGCTTGAAGAGCTTGGTTATGTCGTGTTCTCAGCAACCACGAGCCAAGTTCGTATCACGCGACTAGCTGCATCGCTTGGCGACGGCTATGTGATCACATCAGAATTGTGTCAGATCGCAGGGCCGCTCTTTGCTGAATATGCGAACAAAGTTATTTGGCCGCTTGATCTGACCGTCTACAACAATGCGGCCATGATCATCCAGGAGACGACACACGATCGCTCTCCCTTGTCCATTGATCGGGGCATGACGGGCTATCGCTTGCCGGTGTTGCGCACGTCGGCAGGGAGAGCCTATCTCAGCTTTTGCCCTGAGGAAGAGTGCCAAATTATTCTTGATCACGTGCGTCGACTGGATGCACCAGAGGATAGACCCTTTCTGGAGCCAAACAGACTGAATAGCCTCTTGGCCGAAACAAGACAGCGGGGCATCGCTGTCAGGGACGGTGGAGAGTTCCGGTCTCGAACGGCGTCATTGGCTGTTCCTGTCCGAACGGAAGGCACGCTGCTGGGATGTGTTTCCCTTATTTGGATCAGAAGCGCAATGGACACAGAAACTGCGCTGCTGGATTTCGGGCCAATCTTGCAGCAAATTGCAGAACGAGTGGGCAGTTCCCTGCCGGGATCTATAGCATAAACCACGGTCTTTCAAAGTTTGAGGCCTTGCATGGGCAGGTTTTTTCAGTCTATCCAGATTTGTCAGAACACTTCGGATAGTGGTTTTTGAGGTAGAAGTGGCCTTGAGAACCCGGACAGCATGCCAAGATGCCTCCAACTAAGACGACCGGTTATCAGTCTTTTAGGGTAATACACGCGCCAATCCGCTCTGAACGCGCCGCATTTCTGGCAGATAGATATCGATCAGGTCTGCGGCGTCAGGCTGGACGGCTGCGACCGCGACATTGAGTGCAGCGCAGACTTTGCCGCGCTGTCCCACCAGACCGATGGCGATGGCGCGAAGTCCGATTTCCACCTCCTGATCGAGCAGGGCATAGCCTTGCTCACGAACGCGGGCCAACTCCTCGAGGATCAATTCGGTATCCGTCAAGCTGAAGGGGGTGCGCGGGACCAGCTCGCAGCTTTCGATCAGGGCGCGGGCTTCATCCTCGGGCAGAGATGACAACAGGACCCGCCCCATCGATGTGCAATGGACGGGAAGGCGGGAGCCGGGCATAAGCCCGATGGACATGATCCGGCGTTGGGCGGCGCGGGCTATATAAACGATCTCATTGCCATCGAGAATGGAAACGGAGCAGGACTGGCCGATGCGCTCGGAGAGCTTGTCGAGCCATGGCTGCACAATATGCGGCAGAGGCATTGATGACAGACCGGCAAGCCCCAGGCGCAGGGAACGGACAGCCAAGGTGAAATACTTGCCGTCATAATCGGCATAGCCCAGCGTGTGCAGGGTCAACAGACAGCGCCGGGCTGTGGCGCGATCAAGCCCAGTCTGTCGCGCCACATCCGTGATGCTCAATCGGGGGCAGTCAGCGCTGAAAGCCTCGATGACCTGCAGCCCCTTGGCCAGAGATGTCACAAAGTCCGTGGATTTGTTTGTCATGCGCACAAATCTATTTCAAGTTTGAACAAATGTCAAATGTTGAACAAATTTATTGAAAGGATTTTCAATCGAGTCCTATCCTGATGGCGCCAAGCAAACCATGGCGACGAGGGAGGATAGAGAATGGAAAAGACATGTGCGTCTGCGTCTGCGGCCGTCGCAGGCATTCCAGATGGGGCAACCATCATGGTGGGCGGCTTCGGGGGGGCGGGTGCGCCCATTGAGTTAATTCATGCCCTGGTAGACCATGGCCCAAAAAACCTGATCATCATCAACAACAACGCGGGCAATGGTCACGTCGGGATTGCTGCGATGATCGAACAGGGCATGGTCCGGAAAATGGTCTGTTCTTTCCCCCGGTCTGCCGATCCCAGAGCCTTTACCGAGCGATATCTCGCCGGAGAGATCGAGCTGGAACTGGTCCCGCAAGGCACGCTGGCCGAACGCATCCGCGCCGGTGGTGCAGGCATTCCCGCTTTTTACACGCCCACGAGTTATGGAACCGAACTGGCCGAGGGCAAGCCGGTGGCTGAGTTTGACGGCCGGATGTACGTACAGGAGCGGTGCCTGAAAGCCGATTATGCTCTGATCAAGGCCGAGGTGGGCGATCCCATGGGCAATCTCACCTATCGCATGGCCGCGCGCAATTTTAATCCTCTGATGGCTTCGGCAGCGAGCTGCAGCATCGCGCAGGTGACCCGACTGGTTCCGGCCGGGGAGATCTATCCCGAACAGGTCATCACGCCGGGTATCTTCGTGAATTCGCTCGTCGAAATCAGCGATCCCGCTCAGGAAGAAATGCTCAACCGTATGGAGGCGGTCTATCCATGATGGACGATATCAAGCTTTCCAGCGCTCAAATCGCATGGCGTGCAGCGCAAGACATGGAAGATGGTGCCTATGTGAATCTCGGCATCGGTTTCCCCGAAATGGTCGCCCGCTTCAAACCAGAGGATCGTGAAGTTGTCTTCCACACTGAAAATGGCGTACTGGGCTTTGG encodes:
- a CDS encoding bifunctional 3-(3-hydroxy-phenyl)propionate/3-hydroxycinnamic acid hydroxylase; translated protein: MEKFDVAIVGYGPAGATLAHLLAQCGLKTLVLDKEAAHYHLPRAVHFDAEVMRVFQWIGIADAMEAKTHRHPGMRFVDGDGNLLLDWPRPQGEGPQGWQANYRFHQPDLEDLLRSSLTERSNATIRARCEVFHVEEKGNSVELRYEDMSCGKIRRIEAGFVVGCDGARSLIRRYIESDMEDYGFHERWLVVDVILREDMPELGDHSIQYCRPDRPATYVRTPGLRRRWEIKVLPDEDSNEIIKPERVWDLISDWLKPEQAELERAAVYVFHSLVAEHWRKGRLFLAGDACHQTPPFMGQGMCAGTRDVANLFWKLALVVKGLVQGTEAEHLLDSYESERKPNAREYIQTAVRLGGLINTAGTEEALRSALPAPDGTARMESIAPPIGPGLGKGEKAGRLFGQPRLSDGTLMDDQFRHQFVIVSEPDLLGDLTVPASIGVVTTDMSNASEHLARLGARATLLRPDRHTLGAANTSAELEALIGLTFPNP
- a CDS encoding fumarylacetoacetate hydrolase family protein, encoding MKLCSFSKDGKSSYGLVNDAGIVDLGKHFEARTLRDFLAANKMEEANTLVSAEADYAFDDVDHDPVIPNPDKIICVGLNYHAHIEETGREITTNPVLFARYAGSQIGHEAPLIKPLESDMFDYEGEVAVVIGKQGRRIPEADALDYVAGYACYNDGSVRDWQKHTHQFMPGKTFANTGSFGPWMVTSDEIVDPEQMHLQTRLNGELVQDTYVSRLVTSIPRLIAYCSTILPLLPGDVIVSGTPGGVGSKRTPPLFMKEGDVCEVEVSGIGILRNPVRAEV
- a CDS encoding DNA-binding transcriptional regulator produces the protein MTTALTIKNRKGNDKTNGVRSLVRGLAILRYINREGEVRPADIARDIGIPRPTVYRMLETLEELGYVVFSATTSQVRITRLAASLGDGYVITSELCQIAGPLFAEYANKVIWPLDLTVYNNAAMIIQETTHDRSPLSIDRGMTGYRLPVLRTSAGRAYLSFCPEEECQIILDHVRRLDAPEDRPFLEPNRLNSLLAETRQRGIAVRDGGEFRSRTASLAVPVRTEGTLLGCVSLIWIRSAMDTETALLDFGPILQQIAERVGSSLPGSIA
- a CDS encoding IclR family transcriptional regulator C-terminal domain-containing protein, with product MTNKSTDFVTSLAKGLQVIEAFSADCPRLSITDVARQTGLDRATARRCLLTLHTLGYADYDGKYFTLAVRSLRLGLAGLSSMPLPHIVQPWLDKLSERIGQSCSVSILDGNEIVYIARAAQRRIMSIGLMPGSRLPVHCTSMGRVLLSSLPEDEARALIESCELVPRTPFSLTDTELILEELARVREQGYALLDQEVEIGLRAIAIGLVGQRGKVCAALNVAVAAVQPDAADLIDIYLPEMRRVQSGLARVLP
- a CDS encoding 3-oxoacid CoA-transferase subunit A, which codes for MEKTCASASAAVAGIPDGATIMVGGFGGAGAPIELIHALVDHGPKNLIIINNNAGNGHVGIAAMIEQGMVRKMVCSFPRSADPRAFTERYLAGEIELELVPQGTLAERIRAGGAGIPAFYTPTSYGTELAEGKPVAEFDGRMYVQERCLKADYALIKAEVGDPMGNLTYRMAARNFNPLMASAASCSIAQVTRLVPAGEIYPEQVITPGIFVNSLVEISDPAQEEMLNRMEAVYP